CCTGGTCGAAGTCGTCGCCGCGTGCCGTGAGCATGAGTACCAGCCCCTTCCACTGGGGGCGCAGCGCCCGCAGCACACCGAAGCCATCGAGGCCCGGGAGCATCAGGTCGAGCACCACGAGGTCGGGCGAGAGCGCAGGGATGCGCTCGACCGCCGTGTCTCCTCGCCCCTCGCAGTCCACGCGGAACCCGTCGCGCTCGAGAGCCGCAGCCATCATGCGGGCCAGCGGCGCGTCGTCTTCGACGACGAGGATGTGCATGGGCGCGGGGGGCGTGGAGGACATCGTGGAGGGCGTCGTCGCGGCACGACGAGCGCTTGCAGCGTGCCGTCAATCTCTCCCGCTAGCCACCGAGGAGTTGTCACGAAGTGTATCGGTGCCGTGAAGGGAGCCGCAGGCGCGTACAAACCGATACAAAAGCGCGACACGCCCACCACAGCCTCGGGAGAGCGCGCCGCTCATGCTGTGGTGTATCGACCGGACTCGTGAGGACTCGGACTAGCCGGGGCTGCGCGATCCGGCTCACTCGGAGACTGCCCTTGAACAGAATCACGACTTCGGCTCGCATCTCCCCTCTGGTGGCGTTGGCCGCGCTGCTGGGAGCTTGCGGCGGCGCTGGCGACGGAATGACCGACCTGGACGGCGGCACCCTGGACCAAGGCGGCGCGCTGGACGAAGGCATCCCGACCAGCACGGCGTGCACGGAGCTGCTGACTCGCGTGGGCGAGGCCTACACGCTGAGTGGCGCGCTGCGCGACTGCAGCACGGTGAGCGGCGGTGCGGCCGTCGCAGACTCGCTGATGAACCTCGACGGCATCACGATCGACAACGAGGGCACGGCCATGACGCCGTGCATCGCCGTCCTGTGCGATGACGACGCGGCCTACGTGGCGAGCAACGCCCTGCCCCACTACGACTTCGTGGCCACCACTCCGAACGCCTTGGTGGAGAACGCGTTCATCTACCGCGTCCCGCTCACACCCGCGCCGTTCGCCAGCAACGCGGGCGCCACGGACGCGGCCAGCATCAACGGCTGCGCCACGGCGTACACCCAATACCTCACCGCCCCCACCGTCGCGACGCAGAACGAGCCCAGCGGGCTGTGCGCGCGAGGCGCGGCCACGCTCATCTCGGACACCGAGGACGGCGTGACGCACGTCTATCAGCAGATCCCGTGCCTGAACACCACGGGCTTCGTGATCAGCGGCTCGCCCGTGTTCGGACCCAACGAGGCGGGCGTGCCCGATCCCTTCGGAAACCCGGGATACAACTACCCGAACGACACCAGCGACGACTACGGCAACGGCGCCGCGCTCGACTTCTGCGGCGGCCACACGGCCAACGCCATGCACTACCACGCGGCCATCGACGCCTGCTTCGAGCGTGACAGCAGCGGCGCGCCAGCCAACTCGTACGCTGGCGCCACGGCGGGCTGGGACCTCGCGGCGTCCATGACCGACGCCTGCAGCGAGCCATCTGGCGTCGTCGGTTGGTCGCCGGACGGCTACCCCATCATGGGCTCGTGTGTCTGCGTGGCGCGCGACGACGCGGGCGCCTGCACCGAGGTGCGGCGTGCGCGGAGCGGCTGGGCCTACAACGGCCTCGGCGTGTGGGGCGCCGACGCAGGCGAGGCCGCGGCGCTGGGCGTGGAGGGCAGCTCCTGCACCACCGACGACGACTGCTGCACGGGCGCCGACTGCAACTTCTCGTGCTCGGTCACGGTGGTGCCGACCAGCGTGGGCACCAACACCGAGGTGGGCCGCCGCTGCGTGCTGGTGGACTACGCGTGGTGCACGCATCAGTACGTGCGCCGCGACGAGAAGCTGCCGGCAGGCGAGGACTACGTCTACCTGGACCGCTGCAACGGCTTCGAGGGCCCCGATGGCTACGCATACTACGCGACGCTGACGTTCCCGTACCTGACCGGCTGCCTGCGGGGCGCCGCCGATGACTACGTGGCGGACCTGGGCGACGGAGGGATGAACATGAACGGCCTGCCGATGTGCACCGTGGGGCAGACCATGTGCTGCGGTGACGACATCTGCGGCGGACCCGAGACCGCTCAGAACTGCGCGGCGGACTGTCCGTGAGCCAACTACGCGTGGGGACACGCCGTTGGCGGTTCGGAGTCGCGCTCGCCGCGCTGCTGGGCATCTCGTGCGTGCACGACGAAGAGGCCCACCAGCACGCCAGCACGCCGGTGACGTTGGTCGGTGATGGCGGACGCGTGCGCTACCTCGTGGGCTGGAGCTGGGAAGGCGCCACGTGGGACCCCGCGGCGGCGGGCTACCGCTTCGTGTCGGACGAGGGCGTCGAGGTGTTGCTCACCGGGCTCTGGGTGGGCCTCGGCGCGCTCGAGCTGGTGCCCTGCGAGCCCGACGACGAGTCCGCTGCGGTGGCGTGGCTCCGGCACGTGGTGCTCCCGGCGCGCGCCTCCGCCGATCACGTGTGGGTTAGCGACGGCACGCTGGTGGAGCAGCCCATGGCGCTCGACGCGCTCGCGGGCCGGCTGGTCGAGTTCGGCGGCGGCACCACCACGCTGGGTAGCCAGTACTGCGAGCTGTACCAGCGCGCGACCGTGATCCAGGAGGGCGTCAGCCCGGACCTGCGGCAGCAGAGCCTGCGCGCGACGGGCACCTACCGGCTGCCCGGCGCGAGCGCCCCGACGGCGTTCGACGTGGACGTGGACCTGCCCGTGGGGTCGAACGACACGCTCGCGCACGACGAGCTGGGTGCTGGGCTGCCAGACGTGACCGACGTCGTCGCGACCTACGCGGGGGTGAAGCTGTTCGACGGCGTGAACCCCGACGAACTCTCGGAGCGCGAGCTGGCCTACGAGCTCCTGCGCAACGCCATCGCGTCCGGCACCGTGGGGGCGCGCTTCCCATGACCCCTCGCCCAACGCTCGGTTCGTTCGCGCGCTGGGTCACCGCCGTGGCCGCGCTCGCCGGGGCCGCATGCGGCGACGCGCCCGGCACCACGGCAGCGCTGGACGCGGCGGCCGACACGTGGCCGGAGGACGTTGCGTCCACCGACCAGGGCACCGCCACGCCCTCGCCCGGTTACACGTTGTTCGCTCCGATGGCGTCCACCGCGAGCTACCTCCTCGACCTCGCCGGCGATGTCGTGCACAGCTGGCCCGGCGCCGCGCGCCCCGCGCTGGGGGTCGAGCTGTTGGACGACGGCTCGCTCTTGCGCACCGAGAACCCACTCGCCGCAGGGGACACCAACCGCTTCGACGCCGGAGGCGCCGGAGGGCGCATCACACGCATCGCGTTCACCGGCGAGGTCCTCTGGACCTACGAGCGAGTCGGCGATACGACGCGGCTCCACCACGACATCGAGCCGCTGCCGAACGGTCATGTCCTCGCGATCGCGTGGGAGTGGATGCCAGAAGCCGACGCGCTCGCCGCTGGCCGTCCGGATGAGCGCGTGGACGTCGCCGGGCTCTGGTCCGAGGTGGTGCTCGAGCTCGCGCCGGCAGGCCCCGACACCACGAGCATCGTCTGGCAGTGGCGCGCTTCTGATCACTTCGGTGACGGAACGCGCCGCATCGACATCGCCGCGGGCGGTCAGGGTCCCGACTTCCTACACTTCAACTCGGTGGCGTACGACGAGGCCCTCGACGTGATCCTGCTCAGCAGCCACGGCCTCGGCGAGGTGCTCGTGCTCGACCACGGCACCACCACCGAGGAGGCCGCGACGTCGAGCGGAGGCGCGCACGGGTACGGCGGCGACCTGCTGTATCGCTGGGGGAATCCAGCCAACTATGGCGGCGGCACTATTGCCGACCAGCGGCTCTACGGCCAGCACGACGCCACCTTCGTGCGGAGCGGCGGCACGCTCTCGATGCTCGTGTTCGACAACGGCCTGCGTCGCCCGGCGGGCGCCTTCTCCAGCGTGGACGAGCTGCT
The genomic region above belongs to Sandaracinaceae bacterium and contains:
- a CDS encoding YHYH protein; translation: MNRITTSARISPLVALAALLGACGGAGDGMTDLDGGTLDQGGALDEGIPTSTACTELLTRVGEAYTLSGALRDCSTVSGGAAVADSLMNLDGITIDNEGTAMTPCIAVLCDDDAAYVASNALPHYDFVATTPNALVENAFIYRVPLTPAPFASNAGATDAASINGCATAYTQYLTAPTVATQNEPSGLCARGAATLISDTEDGVTHVYQQIPCLNTTGFVISGSPVFGPNEAGVPDPFGNPGYNYPNDTSDDYGNGAALDFCGGHTANAMHYHAAIDACFERDSSGAPANSYAGATAGWDLAASMTDACSEPSGVVGWSPDGYPIMGSCVCVARDDAGACTEVRRARSGWAYNGLGVWGADAGEAAALGVEGSSCTTDDDCCTGADCNFSCSVTVVPTSVGTNTEVGRRCVLVDYAWCTHQYVRRDEKLPAGEDYVYLDRCNGFEGPDGYAYYATLTFPYLTGCLRGAADDYVADLGDGGMNMNGLPMCTVGQTMCCGDDICGGPETAQNCAADCP
- a CDS encoding aryl-sulfate sulfotransferase, giving the protein MTPRPTLGSFARWVTAVAALAGAACGDAPGTTAALDAAADTWPEDVASTDQGTATPSPGYTLFAPMASTASYLLDLAGDVVHSWPGAARPALGVELLDDGSLLRTENPLAAGDTNRFDAGGAGGRITRIAFTGEVLWTYERVGDTTRLHHDIEPLPNGHVLAIAWEWMPEADALAAGRPDERVDVAGLWSEVVLELAPAGPDTTSIVWQWRASDHFGDGTRRIDIAAGGQGPDFLHFNSVAYDEALDVILLSSHGLGEVLVLDHGTTTEEAATSSGGAHGYGGDLLYRWGNPANYGGGTIADQRLYGQHDATFVRSGGTLSMLVFDNGLRRPAGAFSSVDELLLPLDGDSRFVLEGEQFGPPDVSWDYRSDPVTDFYAQNLSSAQRLPNGNTLICDGPAGHLFEVTPAGQTVWSYDVPPFGTSPAAAFVFRARRIAPDHPALLDRMLVSRGPLVP